One segment of Halococcus salsus DNA contains the following:
- a CDS encoding beta strand repeat-containing protein: MTRTKAYRSVSLAVLVVLSAAVGAVALTGPVGAQESGENATNASDGSFYSPSDDDPLNVRFRNCCGTTVDSVADGVLNLNVVYGLFDGAYDLDISASGLSDDEVDEIVFDDESSDATDLDRTDIVGMDFSGVPAGEYEFTVSVADGDGEATVPIEVTGDEGATNETNASAANESVSNETASNETTANATDASGNASIVANPATPGNESAYHNVSVVAGPEAEGNLSSVTVNYGDSNASIGLVGGNIASATLDGDQVVNNTTTSSIGVDGRNLTVGFDGTLDVEEGDRVTLNYTGVTNPTEAGEYTVGVGVNNESLQNTTLAVSGNGSANATTGETNASDASNASATNATDTSGNASIVANPSAAGNESAFHNVSVVAGPDSEGNLSSVTVNYGDSNASIGLVGGNIASATLDGDQVVNNTTTASIGVEDRNLTVGFDGTLDVEEGDRVTLNYTGVTNPPESGEYTVGVAVNNGSFQNTTLAVSENESANGTTGAGTTSAGTTAGETGAGTAETTAMGGTSGGAATSGDAGTSGGADTSGGSEQGTEAGGPGFGVVVAVVALLAATLVAVRRR; encoded by the coding sequence ATGACACGAACCAAGGCATATCGGAGCGTGAGTCTCGCGGTGCTGGTGGTGCTGTCGGCCGCGGTCGGTGCGGTCGCCCTCACCGGCCCCGTCGGCGCACAGGAGTCCGGCGAGAACGCCACGAACGCGTCCGACGGGAGCTTCTACAGCCCGTCGGATGACGACCCGCTGAACGTACGGTTCCGTAACTGCTGTGGGACCACCGTCGACTCGGTCGCCGACGGCGTCCTCAACCTCAACGTCGTCTACGGGCTGTTCGACGGGGCCTACGACCTCGACATCTCCGCGTCGGGGCTCAGCGACGACGAAGTCGACGAGATCGTCTTCGACGACGAGAGCAGCGACGCGACCGACCTCGACCGCACCGACATCGTCGGGATGGACTTCAGCGGCGTGCCCGCCGGCGAGTACGAGTTCACGGTGAGCGTGGCCGACGGCGACGGCGAGGCTACGGTCCCGATCGAAGTCACCGGCGACGAGGGCGCGACGAACGAGACGAACGCCTCGGCGGCGAACGAGTCGGTGAGCAACGAAACCGCGAGCAACGAGACGACCGCCAACGCGACCGACGCGTCCGGCAACGCCTCGATAGTGGCGAACCCCGCCACGCCCGGCAACGAGAGCGCGTACCACAACGTCTCGGTCGTGGCCGGTCCCGAGGCGGAGGGGAACCTCTCGTCGGTGACGGTGAACTACGGCGACAGCAACGCCTCGATCGGGCTGGTCGGCGGCAACATCGCGTCGGCCACCCTCGACGGTGACCAGGTCGTGAACAACACCACGACCTCGTCGATCGGCGTCGACGGCCGGAACCTCACGGTTGGCTTCGATGGCACGCTCGACGTCGAGGAGGGTGACCGGGTCACGCTGAACTACACCGGCGTCACCAACCCGACCGAAGCGGGCGAGTACACCGTCGGGGTCGGCGTCAACAACGAGAGCCTCCAGAACACCACCCTCGCGGTTTCGGGGAACGGAAGCGCGAACGCGACGACGGGTGAGACCAACGCAAGCGACGCGAGCAACGCATCGGCCACCAACGCGACGGACACGTCCGGCAACGCCTCGATAGTGGCGAATCCGTCGGCCGCGGGCAACGAGAGCGCGTTCCACAACGTCTCCGTGGTCGCCGGGCCGGACTCCGAGGGCAACCTCTCGTCGGTGACGGTGAACTACGGCGACAGTAACGCCTCGATCGGGCTGGTCGGCGGCAACATCGCGTCGGCCACCCTCGACGGCGACCAGGTCGTGAACAACACCACGACGGCGAGCATCGGTGTCGAGGACCGAAACCTCACGGTCGGGTTCGACGGGACCCTCGACGTCGAGGAGGGCGACCGGGTCACGCTGAACTACACCGGCGTCACCAACCCGCCCGAGTCGGGTGAGTACACCGTTGGTGTCGCCGTCAACAACGGCAGCTTCCAGAACACGACCCTCGCGGTTTCGGAGAACGAAAGCGCGAACGGGACCACCGGCGCGGGAACGACGAGCGCCGGCACGACCGCTGGCGAGACCGGTGCGGGAACCGCCGAAACGACCGCGATGGGCGGCACCAGCGGCGGGGCGGCGACGAGCGGTGATGCAGGAACGAGCGGCGGTGCGGACACGAGCGGCGGTAGCGAACAGGGCACCGAGGCCGGCGGCCCCGGCTTCGGCGTCGTGGTCGCGGTCGTCGCGCTTCTCGCGGCCACGCTGGTCGCCGTGCGCCGGCGCTGA
- a CDS encoding HpcH/HpaI aldolase/citrate lyase family protein, whose translation MARRSVLFTPGDRPEMLRKAPTTGADVVVFDLEDAVAPERMAEAREAVNDVLTSDFDPDCEVCVRVTAEGVEADLDVVLRGDPRLDAVMCPKVGSAADVERVADVLSEHDAGRPIFALIETAEGVLAAPAIAAADPTTAVCFGAEDLAADIGATRTPEGTEVLYARERVVLAASAAGVDAVDIVFTAIEDGEGLAEETAFGAGLGYDGKMVIHPAQVAVVNDAYTPTPERVEWAERVLDARDRAADEGRGVFRVDGEMVDAPLIAQAERVVERARAAEA comes from the coding sequence ATGGCTAGGCGAAGCGTGCTGTTCACGCCGGGTGACCGTCCCGAGATGCTCCGCAAGGCCCCGACGACCGGGGCGGACGTCGTCGTCTTCGACCTGGAGGACGCGGTCGCGCCCGAACGGATGGCCGAGGCCCGCGAGGCGGTCAACGACGTTCTGACGTCGGACTTCGATCCGGACTGTGAGGTGTGCGTTCGGGTCACCGCAGAAGGAGTCGAGGCGGACCTCGACGTCGTCCTTCGGGGCGACCCACGCCTTGACGCGGTGATGTGCCCGAAGGTCGGCTCCGCGGCGGACGTCGAACGGGTCGCCGACGTGCTCTCCGAGCACGACGCCGGTCGCCCGATATTCGCGCTGATCGAGACCGCAGAGGGTGTACTGGCGGCTCCGGCGATCGCCGCCGCCGACCCGACGACGGCGGTCTGTTTCGGGGCCGAGGACCTCGCCGCCGACATCGGGGCGACGCGGACCCCCGAAGGAACCGAAGTGCTCTACGCGCGCGAGCGGGTCGTGCTCGCGGCGAGCGCCGCCGGGGTCGACGCGGTCGACATCGTCTTCACCGCGATCGAGGATGGCGAGGGGTTGGCCGAGGAGACCGCGTTTGGGGCGGGGCTCGGCTACGACGGCAAGATGGTGATCCATCCAGCGCAAGTCGCCGTCGTCAACGACGCCTACACGCCGACGCCCGAGCGGGTCGAGTGGGCCGAACGCGTGCTCGACGCCCGCGACCGGGCCGCGGACGAGGGTCGCGGGGTGTTCCGCGTCGACGGCGAGATGGTCGACGCGCCGCTCATCGCGCAGGCCGAGCGGGTGGTCGAGCGAGCGCGCGCCGCCGAGGCGTAA
- a CDS encoding ribonuclease H-like domain-containing protein, which produces MRIENSFLPVRGIGEKTERRLWREGITHWDAFDESAVGDAQGRNIREFIEQGRDRLAAGDADFFYEAFPSGSRWRLYENFRPRTCFFDIETTGLDARSSDVTTVSFHRAGETTTLVQGEDLTRAALATELRAADLLVSFNGKRFDVPFLEQSFDLDIDRPHLDLLYACRQLDLTGGLKAIEREVGIDRDRPDLSGRDAVRLWHAHERGDEDALDTLVSYNRADTKNLENLLDIVTDRLHDDVFVAACDGR; this is translated from the coding sequence GTGCGCATCGAGAACAGCTTCCTCCCGGTTCGCGGTATCGGCGAGAAGACCGAACGCCGGCTCTGGCGCGAGGGGATCACCCACTGGGACGCGTTCGACGAATCCGCGGTCGGCGACGCCCAGGGACGCAACATCCGCGAGTTCATCGAACAGGGCCGCGACCGCCTCGCGGCCGGCGACGCGGATTTCTTCTACGAGGCCTTCCCCTCGGGGAGCCGGTGGCGGCTCTACGAGAACTTCCGCCCGCGGACCTGCTTTTTCGACATCGAGACCACGGGGCTCGACGCCCGCTCTAGCGACGTCACCACGGTGAGCTTCCACCGCGCCGGCGAGACCACCACCCTCGTCCAAGGTGAGGACCTCACGCGCGCGGCGCTCGCGACCGAACTCCGCGCCGCCGACCTGCTGGTCTCGTTCAACGGCAAGCGGTTCGACGTGCCGTTCCTCGAACAGTCGTTCGACCTCGACATCGACCGTCCCCACCTCGACCTGCTGTACGCCTGTCGCCAGCTCGACCTCACCGGCGGGCTGAAGGCCATCGAACGCGAGGTCGGCATCGACCGCGACCGGCCCGACCTCTCCGGTCGCGACGCGGTGCGACTCTGGCACGCCCACGAACGCGGGGACGAGGACGCGCTCGACACCCTCGTCTCGTACAACCGTGCCGACACGAAGAACCTCGAGAACCTCCTCGACATCGTCACCGACCGCCTCCACGACGACGTGTTCGTCGCGGCCTGTGACGGCCGATAA
- the gdhB gene encoding glutamate dehydrogenase GdhB — translation MTTTAPPETDEPFETAADTARRQLDRAAAYIDVDPGTVERLKHPKSVHRVSVPIERENGETEVYRGYRAQHDSARGPFKGGLRYHPGVTAEECIGLSMWMTWKCAVMNIPFGGGKGGIVVDPKDLSEGEIEQLTRRFAEELRNVIGPMRDIPAPDMGTGSREMAWFMDAYSMQEGETIPGVVTGKPPVVGGSYGREEAPGRSAAIITREVLDYYDRDIGETTVAIQGFGSVGANAARLLDSYGANVVAVSDVDGGIYDPAGLDTEAVISHEEQPGMVSGDGASDTLSNAELLELDVDVVIPAAIGNVLTADNADDVRADIVVEGANGPTTTHGDEILNRRGIPVIPDILANAGGVTVSYFEWLQDINRRAWPVEEVNEELDDEMVSAWNDVREAFETHDGATWREAAYIVGLRRVGAAHGARGLWP, via the coding sequence ATGACCACGACAGCCCCACCCGAAACCGACGAACCGTTCGAGACCGCAGCCGACACCGCCCGCCGCCAGCTCGACCGCGCCGCGGCGTACATCGACGTCGACCCCGGTACCGTCGAACGGCTCAAACACCCGAAGTCCGTCCATCGAGTCTCGGTCCCCATCGAACGCGAGAACGGCGAGACCGAGGTCTACAGGGGATATCGCGCCCAGCACGACAGCGCGCGCGGGCCGTTCAAAGGCGGGCTCCGCTACCACCCCGGCGTGACCGCCGAGGAGTGCATCGGCCTCTCGATGTGGATGACCTGGAAGTGTGCGGTGATGAACATCCCCTTCGGCGGCGGGAAGGGGGGTATCGTGGTCGACCCCAAGGACCTCTCGGAGGGTGAGATCGAACAGCTCACCCGCCGGTTCGCCGAGGAGCTGCGCAACGTCATCGGCCCGATGCGGGACATCCCCGCACCCGACATGGGCACCGGGAGCCGCGAGATGGCGTGGTTCATGGACGCCTACTCGATGCAGGAGGGCGAGACCATCCCCGGCGTCGTCACGGGCAAGCCGCCGGTCGTCGGCGGGAGCTACGGTCGCGAGGAGGCCCCCGGTCGGAGCGCGGCGATCATCACCCGCGAGGTGCTCGACTACTACGACCGCGACATCGGCGAGACCACGGTCGCGATCCAGGGCTTCGGGAGCGTCGGTGCGAACGCCGCCCGGCTGCTGGACTCGTACGGCGCGAACGTCGTCGCGGTCTCGGACGTCGACGGCGGGATCTACGACCCCGCAGGCCTCGACACCGAGGCGGTGATCTCACACGAGGAACAGCCCGGCATGGTCTCGGGTGACGGCGCGTCGGATACGCTCTCGAACGCCGAATTGCTCGAACTCGACGTCGACGTGGTGATCCCCGCGGCGATCGGCAACGTCCTCACCGCCGACAACGCCGACGACGTGCGCGCCGACATCGTGGTCGAGGGCGCGAACGGACCGACGACGACCCACGGCGACGAGATCCTCAACCGACGTGGGATCCCCGTGATCCCCGACATCCTCGCCAACGCGGGCGGGGTCACGGTGTCGTACTTCGAGTGGCTCCAGGACATCAACCGGCGCGCGTGGCCGGTCGAGGAGGTCAACGAGGAGCTCGACGACGAGATGGTGTCGGCGTGGAACGACGTCCGCGAGGCGTTCGAGACCCACGACGGCGCGACGTGGCGCGAGGCCGCCTACATCGTCGGGCTCCGACGCGTCGGTGCGGCTCACGGCGCGCGCGGCCTCTGGCCCTGA
- a CDS encoding type II toxin-antitoxin system VapC family toxin, whose protein sequence is MICIDSNVWIYYFDATTPEHDRVRAPMRSALAERSVFVNAVVPLEVTHYLTKRRTGDDSFVERFIGLETLTVEALDLNAVRRAHELLTEHPHLGIGGRDASLVAAMERRGVDDLWTHDTGLKRLGERLEWLVVTDPVEDS, encoded by the coding sequence ATGATCTGCATCGACTCGAACGTCTGGATATACTACTTCGATGCAACGACTCCCGAACACGACCGCGTTCGGGCCCCGATGCGGTCGGCGCTCGCGGAGCGATCGGTCTTCGTGAACGCCGTCGTCCCGCTGGAGGTGACTCACTACCTTACCAAGCGACGAACGGGCGACGACTCGTTCGTGGAGCGATTCATCGGACTCGAGACGCTCACCGTCGAAGCGCTCGATCTGAACGCAGTTCGTCGCGCGCACGAACTCCTCACCGAGCATCCCCACCTCGGCATCGGTGGTCGTGATGCGTCGCTCGTGGCGGCGATGGAGCGACGGGGCGTGGACGACCTCTGGACGCACGACACGGGGCTGAAACGTCTCGGTGAACGATTGGAGTGGTTGGTCGTTACCGACCCCGTCGAGGATAGCTGA
- a CDS encoding acyl-CoA carboxylase subunit beta: MDIRIGGGASDEEARVIGSALAEHVGESVDVYVGDDGTPAATADPPESAADASSGTDEPAPERDLGPTEREKRLREEIAEIERGGPEKYKDRLDEQGKLFVRDRLDLWFDGGLTFEDGRFAEFDADDQLPADGLLTGAAEFEGRDCHVMANDFTVKAGSMAGKGVEKFLRMQQRALKTGKPVLYLMDSSGGRIDQQTGFFANREGIGKYYYNHSMLSGRVPQICVLYGPCIAGAAYTPVFADFTVMVEGMSAMAIASPRMVEMVTGEKIDLQDLGGAQVHAAESGSADLVARDEEHARELVAQLVTYLPDNSDEQPPRADPRPPARSPAGIDSVVPERPNRGYDMHDVIERVADQGSTLELGAEFGPEIVTAFCRIDGRPVGVVANQPAHRAGAIFPDSAKKAAEFVWKCDAYNIPLLYLCDTPGFMAGSGVEKEGILEEGKKMIYATSSATVPKQCVVVRKAYGAGIYAMSGPAYDPESTLGLPSGEIAIMGPEAAINAVYRNRLDDIEDDEERAEREAELREAYREDIDVHRMASETVIDEIVPPSELRDELAARFAFYEDVEKSLPDKKHGTVL, from the coding sequence ATGGACATCCGTATCGGCGGCGGGGCGAGCGACGAGGAAGCGCGCGTCATCGGGAGCGCGCTCGCCGAACACGTTGGCGAGTCGGTCGACGTCTACGTCGGCGACGACGGAACGCCCGCGGCGACCGCTGACCCCCCGGAATCGGCGGCCGACGCATCCAGCGGAACGGACGAGCCGGCCCCGGAGCGAGACCTCGGCCCGACCGAACGCGAGAAACGCCTCCGCGAGGAGATCGCCGAGATCGAGCGTGGTGGCCCCGAGAAGTACAAGGACCGACTCGACGAGCAGGGAAAGCTCTTCGTCCGCGACCGGCTCGACCTGTGGTTCGACGGTGGCCTGACCTTCGAGGACGGCCGCTTCGCCGAGTTCGACGCCGACGACCAGTTGCCCGCCGACGGGCTCCTGACCGGGGCCGCGGAGTTCGAGGGCCGGGACTGTCACGTGATGGCGAACGATTTCACCGTCAAAGCCGGCAGCATGGCCGGCAAGGGCGTCGAGAAGTTCCTCCGGATGCAACAGCGCGCACTGAAGACCGGCAAACCGGTGCTCTACCTGATGGACTCCTCGGGTGGCCGGATCGACCAGCAGACCGGCTTCTTCGCCAACCGCGAGGGCATCGGGAAGTACTACTACAACCACTCGATGCTTTCGGGGCGCGTGCCCCAGATCTGCGTGCTCTACGGGCCGTGCATCGCGGGCGCGGCCTACACCCCCGTCTTCGCTGACTTCACGGTGATGGTCGAGGGGATGTCCGCGATGGCGATCGCCTCACCCCGGATGGTCGAGATGGTCACCGGCGAGAAAATCGACCTCCAAGATCTCGGCGGGGCACAGGTCCACGCGGCCGAATCGGGCAGTGCGGATCTGGTGGCCCGCGACGAAGAACACGCCCGCGAGCTGGTCGCCCAGCTCGTCACCTACCTCCCGGACAACTCGGACGAGCAGCCGCCACGCGCCGACCCTCGCCCGCCCGCACGCTCGCCGGCCGGCATCGACTCGGTGGTGCCCGAACGGCCGAACCGGGGCTACGACATGCACGACGTGATCGAGCGCGTCGCGGACCAGGGCTCGACCCTCGAACTCGGTGCCGAGTTCGGCCCCGAGATCGTCACCGCCTTCTGCCGTATCGACGGCCGACCGGTGGGGGTCGTGGCGAACCAGCCCGCCCACCGCGCGGGCGCGATCTTCCCCGACTCGGCCAAGAAGGCCGCCGAGTTCGTCTGGAAGTGCGACGCCTACAATATTCCACTCCTCTACCTCTGTGACACGCCGGGGTTCATGGCGGGGTCGGGGGTCGAGAAGGAGGGGATCCTCGAAGAGGGCAAGAAGATGATCTACGCCACCTCGTCGGCGACGGTCCCAAAACAATGTGTGGTCGTCAGGAAGGCCTACGGTGCGGGGATCTACGCCATGTCGGGACCGGCCTACGACCCCGAATCGACCCTCGGCCTCCCCTCCGGCGAGATCGCGATCATGGGGCCCGAGGCGGCGATCAACGCGGTCTACCGCAACCGGCTCGACGACATCGAGGACGACGAGGAACGCGCCGAACGCGAGGCCGAGCTCCGCGAGGCCTACCGCGAGGACATCGACGTCCACCGGATGGCGAGCGAGACGGTGATCGACGAGATCGTCCCGCCGAGCGAGCTCCGCGACGAGCTCGCCGCCCGGTTCGCGTTCTACGAGGACGTCGAGAAGTCGCTGCCGGACAAGAAACACGGCACCGTGCTGTAG
- a CDS encoding class 1 fructose-bisphosphatase codes for MSDTVEAVLDTLAETAPEIRGGLVGRREYQDGENPSGETQLAADVHADRLLEERLLAIDGIGSYASEERDEVIEDGSGLAVAVDPLDGSSNIKPNNSMGTIVGVYDAPLPASGHDLVAAVYTLYGPITTMMAAVDGETTEYVIEDGEARSASDSSSGQRPRDGERHVATEGVELPEEPTVYGFGGRVPDWTPAFTDYAREIEGELKLRYGGAMIGDVNQVLTYGGIFAYPALESNPDGKLRLQFEANPMAAIVEAAGGASSDGERSLLDVEPDDLHDRVPVYLGNRDLIDRLEDALADGE; via the coding sequence ATGAGCGACACCGTCGAGGCGGTCCTCGACACCCTCGCCGAAACCGCTCCCGAGATCAGGGGGGGACTGGTCGGCCGGCGCGAGTACCAGGACGGCGAGAACCCCAGCGGCGAGACGCAGCTCGCGGCGGACGTCCACGCCGACCGGTTGCTCGAAGAGCGTCTGCTCGCCATCGACGGTATCGGGAGCTACGCCAGCGAGGAACGCGACGAGGTCATCGAGGACGGCTCGGGGCTCGCGGTCGCGGTCGACCCGCTCGACGGCTCCTCGAACATCAAACCCAACAACTCGATGGGCACCATCGTCGGGGTCTACGACGCGCCGCTCCCCGCGAGCGGGCACGACCTCGTGGCCGCGGTCTACACCCTCTACGGCCCGATCACGACGATGATGGCCGCCGTCGACGGCGAAACGACCGAGTACGTCATCGAGGACGGCGAGGCGCGAAGCGCCTCGGATTCGTCGAGCGGGCAACGCCCGCGAGACGGCGAGCGCCACGTCGCGACGGAGGGCGTCGAACTCCCCGAGGAACCGACGGTCTACGGCTTCGGCGGACGGGTGCCCGACTGGACGCCCGCGTTCACCGACTACGCCCGCGAGATCGAAGGGGAGCTCAAGCTCCGCTACGGCGGCGCGATGATCGGCGACGTGAACCAGGTCCTGACGTATGGGGGTATATTCGCCTACCCCGCGCTCGAATCCAACCCCGACGGAAAGCTCCGACTCCAGTTCGAGGCCAACCCGATGGCCGCCATCGTGGAGGCGGCGGGTGGGGCCTCCTCCGACGGCGAGCGCTCCTTGCTCGACGTCGAGCCCGACGACCTCCACGACCGCGTACCCGTCTACCTCGGGAACCGCGACCTCATCGACCGGCTCGAAGACGCGCTCGCGGACGGTGAGTGA
- a CDS encoding Glu/Leu/Phe/Val family dehydrogenase — MSEDVNPFESLHEQIDDAAAVLDVSSGVLDRFKHPERVLETTLSIERDDGSLATFEAFRSQYNGDRGPYKGGLRYHPNVTRDEVKALSGWMAYKCAMVDIPYGGGKGGIAVDPDDLSEGEIERLTRAFAAELRRVVGPDVDIPAPDVNTGPREMNWLKDTYETLENTTAPGVVTGKALESGGSEGRVEATGRSVMLTAREAFDYLDIDLDGATVAVEGYGNVGAIAARLLEAEGASIVAVSDSSGGVYNSNGLDPQAVRDHKTETGSVTGAPDVEEQLTDEELLTLDVDLLIPAALENAINRDLAEEVEAEVIVEGANGPLTPRADDVLSDRDVAVFPDVLANAGGVTVSYFEWVQNRQRFYWSEERVNDELETVMVEAFEDLVGTYEERGLPSFRTAAYVVGLSRLIDAYDEAGNFP, encoded by the coding sequence ATGTCCGAGGACGTGAACCCCTTCGAGAGCCTCCACGAACAGATAGACGACGCCGCCGCGGTCCTCGACGTTTCCTCGGGGGTTCTCGACCGGTTCAAACACCCAGAACGCGTGCTCGAAACCACGCTCTCGATAGAACGCGACGACGGCTCGCTCGCTACCTTCGAGGCCTTCCGCTCGCAGTACAACGGCGACCGCGGGCCGTACAAGGGCGGGCTCCGGTATCACCCGAACGTCACGCGTGACGAGGTGAAGGCGCTCTCGGGCTGGATGGCCTACAAATGCGCGATGGTCGACATCCCCTACGGCGGTGGGAAGGGCGGTATCGCGGTCGATCCCGACGACCTCTCCGAGGGGGAGATCGAGCGGCTCACGCGGGCGTTCGCCGCGGAACTTCGGCGGGTGGTCGGGCCCGACGTCGACATTCCCGCACCCGACGTCAACACCGGCCCGCGCGAGATGAACTGGTTGAAGGACACCTACGAGACCCTCGAGAACACCACCGCGCCGGGCGTCGTGACGGGCAAGGCGCTCGAATCCGGCGGGAGCGAGGGACGGGTCGAGGCCACGGGTCGGTCAGTGATGCTCACCGCACGCGAGGCGTTCGACTACCTCGACATCGACCTCGACGGCGCGACGGTCGCGGTCGAGGGCTACGGCAACGTCGGCGCGATCGCGGCCCGACTCCTCGAAGCGGAGGGCGCGAGCATCGTGGCGGTCTCCGATTCGAGCGGTGGAGTGTACAACTCGAACGGCCTCGACCCCCAGGCGGTCAGGGACCACAAGACCGAGACCGGGAGCGTCACCGGCGCACCCGACGTCGAGGAGCAGCTCACCGACGAGGAGCTCCTCACCCTCGACGTCGACCTCCTCATTCCGGCCGCGCTCGAGAACGCGATCAACCGCGACCTCGCCGAGGAGGTCGAGGCCGAGGTCATCGTGGAGGGCGCGAACGGGCCGCTCACGCCGCGGGCCGACGACGTGTTGAGTGACCGTGACGTCGCGGTCTTCCCCGACGTGCTCGCGAACGCCGGCGGCGTCACGGTGTCGTACTTCGAGTGGGTCCAGAACCGCCAGCGGTTCTACTGGAGCGAGGAGCGCGTCAACGACGAGCTCGAGACGGTGATGGTCGAGGCGTTCGAGGACCTCGTCGGGACCTACGAGGAGCGCGGGCTCCCGAGCTTCCGGACGGCGGCCTACGTCGTCGGGCTCTCGCGGCTCATCGACGCCTACGACGAGGCCGGCAACTTCCCCTGA
- a CDS encoding AbrB/MazE/SpoVT family DNA-binding domain-containing protein — protein MASRDDERTIDEKGRVTIPKAVRERLGLEPGANVRIGVEDGRMVVRPRVSREEFIETMEGCITEETRRDDAEEMNPMDPLGLDDPLGQVE, from the coding sequence ATGGCATCGCGTGACGACGAACGAACGATCGACGAGAAGGGCCGGGTCACGATCCCGAAAGCCGTCCGCGAGAGGCTCGGACTCGAACCGGGAGCGAACGTTCGGATCGGCGTCGAGGACGGGCGAATGGTCGTCCGACCGCGGGTGTCGCGCGAGGAGTTCATCGAGACGATGGAGGGGTGTATCACCGAGGAAACCCGCCGGGACGACGCCGAGGAGATGAACCCGATGGACCCGCTCGGACTCGACGACCCGCTCGGACAGGTCGAATGA
- a CDS encoding class I fructose-bisphosphate aldolase, with amino-acid sequence MLPLENSPLARDGNILILAYDHGLEHGPSDFTDLPERMDPETVFEAATHDAVTSLAVQKGLAEGYYPSYEDDVSLLVKLNGTSNLWMGEPDSAVNCSVEYAADIGADALGFTLYGGSNNEIAMAEEFRDAQEAARDHDLPMVMWSYPRGQGLKNDTSGDTIAYAAREALELGADVAKVKYPGSREAMEHTVQAAGGENGIEVVMSGGSKVSDEAFLNDVKAVMDAGGSGLAVGRNVWQRENPTQILDALGAVIHEGASVDAALSE; translated from the coding sequence ATGCTTCCGCTCGAGAACTCGCCGCTCGCACGCGACGGCAACATACTGATCCTCGCCTACGACCACGGGCTCGAACACGGCCCCTCGGACTTCACCGACCTCCCGGAACGGATGGACCCGGAGACGGTGTTCGAGGCCGCCACTCACGACGCCGTCACCTCGCTCGCGGTCCAGAAGGGGCTCGCCGAGGGCTACTATCCCTCCTACGAGGACGACGTCTCCCTGCTCGTCAAGCTCAACGGGACCTCGAACCTCTGGATGGGCGAGCCCGACAGCGCAGTGAACTGCTCGGTCGAGTACGCCGCCGACATCGGAGCCGACGCGCTCGGCTTCACCCTCTACGGCGGGTCGAACAACGAGATCGCGATGGCCGAGGAGTTCCGCGACGCCCAGGAGGCCGCCCGCGACCACGACCTGCCGATGGTGATGTGGTCGTATCCCCGCGGACAGGGGCTCAAGAACGACACGAGCGGCGACACCATCGCCTACGCCGCCCGCGAGGCGCTCGAACTCGGTGCCGACGTCGCGAAGGTCAAGTATCCCGGCAGCCGCGAGGCGATGGAGCACACCGTTCAGGCCGCCGGCGGCGAGAACGGCATCGAGGTCGTGATGTCCGGTGGGTCGAAGGTCTCCGACGAGGCGTTCCTCAACGACGTGAAGGCCGTGATGGACGCCGGCGGGTCGGGGCTCGCCGTCGGCCGGAACGTCTGGCAGCGCGAGAACCCCACCCAGATCCTCGACGCGCTCGGAGCCGTCATCCACGAGGGCGCGTCGGTCGACGCCGCGCTGTCAGAATGA
- a CDS encoding MaoC family dehydratase, whose amino-acid sequence MTGRYYEGFVEGEAIEHDKRRTVSESDNQRFCDMTMNQQPLHLDSEFAADTEFGERLVNGLYTLSLAVGLTIPETSDGTIVANLSYDEVEHPRPVFHGDTIHARSTVVEKRETSDGERGVVTMHVEALNQDEETVCEFDRTVLSLKRPAE is encoded by the coding sequence ATGACCGGGCGCTACTACGAGGGGTTCGTCGAGGGCGAGGCCATCGAGCACGACAAACGTCGAACGGTCTCCGAGAGCGACAACCAGCGCTTCTGTGACATGACGATGAACCAGCAGCCCCTCCACCTCGACAGCGAGTTCGCCGCCGACACCGAGTTCGGCGAGCGTCTCGTCAACGGGCTCTACACCCTGAGCCTCGCGGTTGGGCTCACGATCCCCGAAACCAGTGATGGCACCATCGTCGCCAATCTCTCGTACGACGAGGTGGAACACCCTCGACCCGTCTTCCACGGCGACACCATCCACGCGCGCTCGACGGTGGTCGAGAAACGGGAGACCAGCGACGGCGAACGCGGGGTCGTGACGATGCACGTCGAGGCACTGAACCAGGACGAGGAGACCGTCTGCGAGTTCGACCGAACGGTACTCTCGCTGAAACGACCGGCCGAGTGA